From one Dermacentor silvarum isolate Dsil-2018 chromosome 3, BIME_Dsil_1.4, whole genome shotgun sequence genomic stretch:
- the LOC119444187 gene encoding peptidyl-prolyl cis-trans isomerase NIMA-interacting 1, protein MADTGASRVLPTGWEVRLSRSTGEVYYINVLTKESQWDFPEEPAQARFLGLIGDDHVWCSHVLVKHRESRRPFSWREENVTRTRDEALALIKRYREEIVSGKKTFEQLASQYSDCSSAKRKGDLGMFGRGATQKRFEEAAFALKVGELSEPVFTESGVHLILRTA, encoded by the coding sequence ATGGCCGACACAGGTGCTTCACGCGTCCTACCGACAGGCTGGGAAGTGCGACTGAGTCGATCGACGGGCGAAGTGTACTATATAAACGTGCTCACCAAGGAGAGCCAGTGGGACTTTCCAGAGGAACCTGCGCAAGCCAGATTCCTGGGTCTGATCGGAgacgaccatgtgtggtgttcgCACGTGCTCGTCAAGCACCGTGAATCGCGCCGTCCTTTCTCGTGGCGCGAAGAAAACGTCACCCGGACGCGAGACGAGGCGCTCGCGCTCATCAAACGCTACCGCGAGGAGATCGTGTCCGGCAAAAAGACGTTCGAACAGCTGGCGAGCCAGTACAGCGACTGCAGCTCGGCCAAGAGGAAGGGCGACCTGGGCATGTTCGGCCGCGGTGCTACGCAGAAGCGCTTCGAGGAGGCTGCCTTCGCGTTGAAAGTGGGAGAGCTCTCCGAGCCTGTGTTTACCGAGTCCGGCGTCCACCTCATCCTGCGGACCGCCTAA